TGCTATTGAtcgtggagaagagaagagaaatgtgGTGCAAATTCTTGAATGTTGACCAATACTCATAGTACAGCAGGTAAAGGAGTCTCATGGGCATGGCGAAAATgaggaagatgatgatggtgaccaTGATGACCATGAACAGCTTTGAGGAATGGGCTGTCCACGTGTTCTTTCGGATCTTGACTACCAGGATGGTGCTGGAAACCACCATGAGTGGAGTGAAGACCAGGAAGCTCAGAACGGCTATGAAGATGATCACCGCCCTGCAGTCGCTTCGAGAGTGACTCTCACCTTCACTGTCAATGCACATGACATATTCCATGGTGGTCACTAAGCAAGAAAGTGCCCACAGGAGGGCGCAGACGAATGCCGACTGGTGCTTGGGGCGATGACATCGGTACCAGATGGGGTACAGGACGGACAGGCACCTCTCCACACTAATGGCCGTCAGCAGATAGAGGCCCGTGTTGTAGCCAAACAGAAATGTCACCGATAATGTGACAATTGTGTAGTAATAGCCAGAAGAGAGCTCATAGTCTAAAGCATAGTCAACAGACAGGATAAAAATACAGAAGAGTAGAGAGATGTCCGCAATAGACAAGTGGGTGATGTAGACTGTGAAGGGATTTCTTCTCATCCGGAAGCAGAGGAACCAGAGGAGAATTCCGTTTTCAACAAAGCCCAGTGGGGAGATGCTCATAATTACCCAGTGCACGATGGGAATCTCCCGATGCGGGTCTCCGACGGAGGTGTTCCTGCTGGTTGAGGCGTTTGTGGACTCCTCAACAAATGATGTCGCATTTGACTCATCCATGAGGAGGCCTCAGGCTGGGGCTCTTTGGGTAATTTTCtgtaaataagtttaaaaaaaaaaaaaccatgaaaatTGATGAAGTGGAGGAAAAGGGAGAATTTCCGCTATGGATCATAACCTTCATGCtgtacaaaaaaaaagtttaatagaCCGTACAATTCTCTTTTTAATGATGATCAAATTAGACATTTCACCAGAAAAGAGAATTGATTTAATGACTTTTTGATCTCCCAATTGCCCTTATTTCTGT
This genomic interval from Diceros bicornis minor isolate mBicDic1 chromosome 39, mDicBic1.mat.cur, whole genome shotgun sequence contains the following:
- the MAS1 gene encoding proto-oncogene Mas yields the protein MDESNATSFVEESTNASTSRNTSVGDPHREIPIVHWVIMSISPLGFVENGILLWFLCFRMRRNPFTVYITHLSIADISLLFCIFILSVDYALDYELSSGYYYTIVTLSVTFLFGYNTGLYLLTAISVERCLSVLYPIWYRCHRPKHQSAFVCALLWALSCLVTTMEYVMCIDSEGESHSRSDCRAVIIFIAVLSFLVFTPLMVVSSTILVVKIRKNTWTAHSSKLFMVIMVTIIIFLIFAMPMRLLYLLYYEYWSTFKNLHHISLLFSTINSSANPFIYFFVGSSKKKRFKESLKVVLTRAFKDEMQPRRQDDNGNAATIETVV